The nucleotide sequence TTTCAACATGACAGCATAAGTAAACAAATCCTAATGACATTCATCTAGACCAAATGACACAAAACATAAAACAACGAAAGCAAATCAAATCTCTGTTCTGCTCCAAACCAAACACAGATCAGTCCACAAGCAAGAAAACCAAACACAACCatgaaatcatcaacaaattcCAATCTTTAAACACAACCTACATACAATAACAAAATCACAGAACTCCAAACCAATAAACTATCCAAAAAAAATCAacagaaatataaataaaatatataaaaataccaTTTTTACAGATAAACTGATCAGATCAGGGACTTGGGTTTGCTTCTGGATCTACTCCCAGCCCTTCCCACAGAAACAATCCAATTCCAgcaaccacaaaagcttccaaCTTCTCCTCCTTCCACTACAATTTTTGCCGATATTTCTttccaaaaaataatttaatcaaAAATATTGAATGACAACTGAGAAGCTTAAACCCCTCCAACAAATCCAAATAACTTGCAGAAGAGATTAAGCCCCCCTCTGTTTTTTTCCAACTAGATTTTCTTGCTCTTGTTTTTTTCTGTTCTGGCGactttggtttttattttttcgggACTCCGTAAAGGTTTATTAACATAATTTTGTTCCAATTAACGatttaattaacaaaataaaacGCCTATTAACTTCCTGAGTTTCCGAAACTACCCTTGGATCTTGACGGTAATTACGCAATTTTAAGACACGGTCCCGCTGGAGTTCACACGGGACTTGTCTGAAAACCTTGACCTTTTAATCGAATCCCGGACGCGGTAAactctctctatttctctatTTTGTCAACTTTTTTTCGTACTTAGACATCAAATGCTTTGCAAAGGATACCCGGCTTCTCTACCCTCTCACTTCCCGTACACTCTTATTCTCTCTTATTTTATACAGTCACGGTTAaattacgtcaacattttatatttattttttttagagataataagacaaaaaacaatagtaatataaaatgttgacgtagtttAACCATGATTGCACAAATAGGAGGAGATGGGAGTGTATGGAAAgcgggagggcagagaagctaGGTCCTTGTAAAGGCTGGGAGTAGTGATATTGAACGCTTTCACTCGCGAATGTTAATCATCTGCTTTATCGTAATTTTATTGGTAACATAAATGTTaaagaatttataaatattttaagaTTTAACATTAgtaaaaagattttttttttgttttttaaactcACAGCGTCACACAGGCCATGCATGACATAAAAATGGTGCAAATGATTTGTATTTGGTAGAATCAATTTTCATTTACAATTAATcactttacaaaaaaaatacagTGTATCATTCATATACATGGCATGACTTTGTAAGGAAATGTTATGATGAATATTGCTATTTTTGGTAGGAcaaatattttaattcattaaatccTAAAATTTACGAAAGGTtgttattttttctatattttctcCCCATCCCTACATCAAATTTACATTTGTTTGGCTAGCATTTAAATGCTAATACTATTTGTTTTGCGTTATCTTCTCAATTTCAAGCACAAATAAAAGGGacactatatttttttttaacaaacgatattatttacactaaggaggaGGAGATATGTTTAACTTCATAATGGGCtatcaataatatggttcaaattggTCTTTAACGAGAATTAAAGCTAagaagtgaaaaggaatactaACTAGATCGTAATACTAATCGGCAATCATATTTGTATTTTACTTTGTCATAGTACAGTTTTATAGGTTTATTTAAGTTTTATAATACTAAAAAACAAACTTGCTTCTTCTTGATAATTTTTAGGTTAGACGTAGTGATTTCTAAGGCTTCGACAAAGAATACAAATATTGTTACCGATTAGACTCATCGGTTTATCTATTTATGATATAGCTCATTAGCTGAAACATTTTTCGTTGTGATCAGGTCAGATATAGAAGATTTGTGAATCaacaataaatataaaatttgtaTCGTCACCAAATGATATGGTGGTCCTTggttgaatttaaaaaaaaaatcaataaagaaTATAACCAACTATTAACCGTCACATCATATGATCTATAAAATGTCAAAAAAACGTAGTTTTCAAGCATTTTCCATGAACTTATGATATAAGGAACTACACCAAAATCTAGACCATGAGAGAGggcacacaattttttttttttaacgtatGATAATATTTATATTAAGGGAAATGAGgtgggcttaacctcacaatagaCTATTAAGGATgtgatttaaattaatttttaaagagaatcgaacttaagatctctcatttacaaataaataataataccactagaccatagaCCATAGTAGTAAGTGGCCGCGAATGCATGAATGTCCGTTGAAATATAGAAGGCTAGCTTCGTAATAATAACTCAGTTTTGTGGGTAGTTATGGGAGGGGACAAATATACTAAGCTACACGCGGGATCAACAGCACAGCACACAACAGATGGAAACTGCTAAACCTAGTCAAATGGCTAAAGTCCCAAGTTACTTGAGGACTCCCAATAAAAAGGAGCCACGTGGCTTTGAAGTCACCACGCGCCTTATTATTGTTTCTGTTTGTCAAACTACAGCCAAACCTCTATAAATTAATAGCATTAGCATCGGGACCAACAAAATCTATTAATTTAAAGAAATATTAAATAATCGATAAatcattaatttattaattaattaaatagatGGTATTACATGTTTAAGATGATGAAGTCGAAGAATGATAGTTCTACTATAGAGCCCGTTTAGCAAAAAGAAGCTCTCAATGCTGTGATGATgttgattaattttttgttgaatATCACACCATCACTTTTCATCATGTTAGAAAGTTAGAGATGATATCTAAAGTGACATCAATTTtaagaagaaacaaataatGATTGAGTCATATTTTATAAAGGTTTTATAGTCGAATCATAAACACTATGTATCaggaaattattaatttatatattacatGGGacttatatgttttttttattgtattatCTTCTAAGTTTggcaaattattaatttaacaatagTCAACTAAATCTTTCTCATTCTTCGTTTCACCAACGCAAAACCCTAGCCGTTATCTATAGAATAAAATCTAAGGGAAAAATTCCTCAGTCGTCGACCCTTGCAATTGGCTTTGGGTTGGCGACAATCTCCCTTGGTATCTTCCTTCTATTTTCTTTCGCGTTTCTTTTCTAGTTGTGGTCACTCTTTCACTAGGGCGAGAAGAGTTTTCGTGATTGTTGTCGCACTCTCGCTTTATCGAGGACCTTTGTGATGGCTATGGGTTACAAATCAAACTCAAATATTTAAGTAGCAACTATTGATCATAGTTAaggttgatttttgttttttttttcttttgttggtttGTGTTCATGGCAAATGATTGTGAGGAAGAAGCTCAATATTCATTGGAGGTAACTTGTAGCAGTGCTTTTTTGCTGACAACGTCATCAAAGTTGGTGTAGtcttttccttgtgattttaTTAAGGTGGTTCTACGACTCACAAGGTTGTTATATTTCTTATTGGTTAGAAATGGGTTTCCATGGTGGTTGAAAATTATATTGCATTCATGAGTTTGtaatttgtaaatttgtgtTATATTTTTTGGAGTATGTGACCTCTTTGTTACATTTGACATGTTTGTCATACCTACTTTCTTAATGCTTTCTTAATAAAttctttttactttaaaaaaaaattagcacaTCATCATCAAGTTGGGAATggcaaaaaatattattaaattattaatttatcaaGAATTAAGATATCAAGATTCTATTATACTTCTTATTTCTGTTGATTAGACTAATGCTTTTCCTATTCAGGTTTTTATTGTCCTATAATAACATATGAAAGAGAGCAGGATATTCTAAGGACgataaaaatcaaattactcacttagtactacaatttaTTGCTATTCTTCCTTACTTATAAGTAAGATGTCTCAGATTTAATTATCGTCAACagaaaatttgaatcacattattattactAGCCTAATATAAGGCTTAGTCGATTCCTCCACTCATttattgtagataatatcgttggttaaaaaaaaattagaaaataaaaacaatcaaCCCGAGCGCGTGCAAACGTGAGCGTGGGTTTGAATTTTCCGTGTTGAGCCACTCGTGAGCACGCTCTTGGGCACGTGTTGACACCATCAAACATATGAGTCTTGAGGACGTGCAAAACGAAAAATGTCAACATCTAATGGGGTCAAGAAGCTAACGGTGCAGACCAGGGACCCACATGCGGTGCAATCACAGCCGTTGCTACAGTTTTGTTGAAGAAAGTGGACGATAAAGACCGCCTTGACACACAGGATCAATTAGAAGATTgcggaattggatcctctccagaCCACAAGCTCAAGATCTTTCTGACCAGCTCATGtgagccgttggatcaaaattcaacgattataattattataatttttaaaagaatCTTCTATttgtaaccgtttgatcaaaattCAACGATTTACGTAGACTGATCAACAAGATCCTGAGCTtgtgctcaggagaggatccaatttcGAAGATTGCAATCAAAATCCACACTTTATACTGATTCGCTTTATTTCCTTTATGTGAAAATGGGCGATAACTAAttcggccttttttttttttttttgcatatggTGTTATAATGCAATGACAGAAAATGATAATATAAATGAATTTTAAGACGGGTttaattttcatcaatttttacAATTAACTATTTAACTTACTATCACTATCGTTtctaaaatgataaaattataCTTCTTGTGTACTCTCAAtttgtttttgaaaaattgACTAACTGACTAATCTAATTTACAAAAAgataaattcaaattcaaatgcaaAGAAAGAAACACACTACTCAATTGATGTtacatcacttttatttttataaattagcATTAATTTATAAGAGGTCCAAAAAGTGGAGAAATATTTCATTGTGACCGGAACACGAGTGGTACAccacatatttttatataagtggtgagggattttattttttaaattattaactttttaaaacacacatcccaccatttgtatagtaacacatggtgtaccatccCGTCTaccgatcacattgaaaaatctctacaGAAAGTGAAAGGAAAAGCAAAATATTGGAATTGGAAAGGTAATAACGTAACTTCACTAAATCGAGATAGTTTAATGACACATTACCTTTGCAAGCAACACGTTGCAACTTTTTCACTTCACCATAATGTAATCCCTTGAATAAATTACCTAATTAAGTTGGTGGGAAAACAATACGTACATAAACATACAACTACTAGCTTTTATATAACGTAGATTTTATACAATTCAAAGCACATCTTTATATCCAGATCCTTGTAAGattaactaactaactaacatGACAGCGCCAAAAGTTGGACCTAAAGCTGATTAACAAtaattaaacatttaattaGGTCAATATCAAAATCTTAAAAACTTGGAGGTGGAGAAAAGTTTGTGATAACATGTGAGTAGGAAGGAACAATGCATTTCAACTTTTCCCTGCTAAATAATGAGCTGCTCAAAATTCCGGATAAAATTCATTAAATTTCTTATGTGAGTTGATTAAGAATTTGGGACAAGTTTAAGCTCAATTTTTGGGGATATTAGggggaaaagaagagaaaaattaTTAACAGGACTAACTCTATATCGATCCTACCCCGATGCCATTTTGGTACAGACGTGAGCATGCGCTGTGACTAGTTGGCTGCGTTGTAAGCAGGCAGATAAGACTCCAGAATCAACTGTGCCGGAGAAGGTGACTGTATCTGAACGATCAAATATGTGAACTTCCATTGCTTGTCTGTTCCGTCTTTGAACATCTCCGCAAATACTTTCCCGGCTCCATGCGGCCCACGAACATGAAAGTTTACCTGCGCTCAATTGGTAGAAGcacaagttaaaaaaaaaatttaggctaaatGGTGAGAGGTCATTTGCATCAATGACAAAATTCAAAATGAGGGTCTGGGAATCAATTTGTATTGCAAATAACGTGGTGAAGTTGACGATAAGAAATCACCTCTACATGCTCTACGCCTTCTTCATCGTGCCATATTCTGTTGGGAATGCGTTGGCGAGCAGCACGATTTCTACTTTCTTGACCGTATCCAGTAATAGGATATCCGACCCTCATCCTAACCTGATAAAAAAGGCAAATCAAGGTCATTTAAGCCACAATATCGGCAACACAATGTTCACAAACAAACACACGAAGAGGATTATGCGTAATATTGACCAGTATTTAATTCAGAAAAGGCTCATAAATCCCATGAAGTGCATAAAAAATACGGGTTCCTCTCCCCAAGCAATTGTAGTCCTATACGCAATTGTAGCTAGCATATCTATGGATGATCATACATTTAATTTATACGTTGATAGCCTTAATTATGTAGCTCTTGAATTTTCCAGTGTTGGACATGAAAAAAACTGCCACCCatattacaaatttacaaataTTTTCAAGGTTCACAGCCAATGCACAGATAAATAAAGTCCCAACCCCTTTCAGGAAATCACGGTTCCAGGATAAAGAGAAATTATTTACCCCACACTTCTTTTAGAGAAACAATAATGACATACTAACCTGTGCATCATCTTGAATCCTTTTAAGAGCCTTGTTAAAGATCTTGTACCTGCCAAGGACCATGTCATCATCATAGAGTAATACCGAATaattcaatttttcaatttacGACAGAATCAAATATCATATCTAGAAAATTAACATAAAGTTTTTTTGTCTCCTTACTCTTTTGGTTCAAAAATAAGCTCCTTGAAAACAGCATATCCTGCCGCAACAGCAACTCCAAGCCCTGCAAGAATGACAAGACTGTAGGAAGCTCCCTCTACAAATGTCACAGGCTTTTCTGGGATGTTGTATGTAGGAGCATCAAAAGGATCCTCTACAGTAGATACGTCTTTCTTATTCTGGAAAAAGAAATGGTTGAAGAATTAAGAAACCAAAAGTTGAGTTTGAGTATCAAGTGAAAAGCAAGTTTAGCAATCTCAATCACAGACGGTCTTGAGGAAGTAAGTTGATACAAAAAATCATAATGTTTCCATATAACACAGTTATTGAGATGCCTAGAAAATCCCTTGACCTCTTCAACCTAATAATTTGTATTCATTGAAGCAAGTGATAGCTTCAGATCACGCACATAGACCATGGATCAAACCAAACAAGAATGATGTTTGACTATGTTAAATCACCCGGCCACAAACATGCGGACATAACACACatgtaaatttaaataaaaaatcagttCAAACTCAAACCTCAGATGAACTTTGTTGTCGTTTCCGTGTAGCTTTTGATGAAAAGGATCTGCTAAAGAGTGGAATGGTGGTACTCGCTCCATAGtttcttgtgagttgtgactgTTGCCAAGAAGCATGCATAAACGCTTTGGCGGGATTCCTTCCATATAGAACAGGAATTCCTGGAAGATGATTGTATAAAACTCAACTGCAAATAATAAACTACTAGATAATGCAAAACAATATGATCTTTCCCTACTCCTCACGAGTGGAGTGTATCATTACACCTCAGACTTAAATATGAATGCAAACTTTTGGCACCAAATGCTTCCTGGTTTTTATCCATAAACTATATAGCATACATATACGTCCAGACCCTAGAAAGTTTAACTAATGAACTTTTCCTGTCCAAGCTGTATATTCAAAGCTAAAAACTAAGAGAAGATTTAATGATTACAGGTACATCATATGAATACTCTAAATGAAGTCATTTAACAGAAGGCTTGATCGACTGAAAAAAAAGTCATCCACTTTAAGCATCTCTTTCACATCTCATAGTTGAACAAAAACTATCTACGACAGAAAGCGAAAAAGAAGCCACCAGAGATTATTTTGCTTAAACTAACCAACAGAAGAAAGTTGAAATACTTATTCTAAGCACAAGACTACTTATCAACTATATGAATTGGAAACAGTCACCAACCATTAGCTCCGGCCACGCCCTGCATAATTACGAGAAAACAAACATCAGCGTGCAATGTGCGAAAGAAACAGAATAGTAAAACCAATATCATACAATTACCTCACCCTAGACAAATGGCTTCCAGGAGCAGCAGATTGACTTGCAAAACCTGATCTCACTACTGCCAGCAACTGCATCACAATCAAACAGTAACTCAGCAAACAAATGTGAGCCCTTTAGAGTAAAACAGAAATGCAAATCAATCAAATCATACAAAAAAACCTGATCAGCCTTGACCTCCTCTGTGTGGAAAGCCCTCTGCCCCCACAATCTCATCCTGGGCAAAACCCTAATCAAATCTACTTGATTTTTCCTCCATAAGTCCATAGCACACTTGTACGACCCTAATAAACCAACATAATTGCCGCTACTAAGTCAGATAAAGATAAACCCTTTGAAGAACACCactaaaaacattaaaaaaatagaaaaagaaggaaCTTTATGTCCTGTTTGGATGCCAAGAAAATGCGTAAGAAAAATCGGAAAACGAAGCATACCCATTACGGTTATTGCTGGTTCAGTCTGGTCTCTCGAGGGTTGATGCCCTGAAGCCCTTTGTTCAGCTTCTTGTTCTGCTCAATCGTCTAAAACCCTCACAGGCGCAAGGGGGATTTGGTATGGATccgtcataacgggtcgggttaatTAGATTAGAAATTCAAGTCGAGTTGAGTGGGTTAGAAGAAGCCCGGAATTGAGTTAGTGGGGTCACTTTTCTTTAACGGGCCTCAAAATGTGGGAGTTCATTGGACCAACCATGCCTTAAAATGTTCTTTGTTTGCTTAGGAGGATAAATTTTTAAGAGTGGTTCCTAGGACACTCTTTTTTTACTAGCCTTCATGAACCAGTTCACGTGTGTGCAaaagacattttttttaatcatggcATGCTACGCacgacttacacgttttaaatgtattcaTATACGCGAattgacaaaaaagaaagtcaaatatttgaagtaaatgaataatcttagatcatgctagaaaaaatctctcaaagtatctgaattcacataataaaatgggtctttcaatttccatttacattctattgaatttacattaagaatagagaaaaaaatatttaataaacaactgattgaatcacattattgataacccattgtgaggctaagcccatccatctcccccttagtgtagataatattgtttcccctttagtgtagataatattgtttgttgaaacaaaacaaaaaatcatttaataactaatttaatcatattattatgcGTGTGCAAAAAACTTTTTTATACCcgacattacacgcctcttaagatattttgaacgtgtttaaaaatagagaaaataatatttaatgaataactaattgaatcacattattactagcttatTGTAAggtactaattataaaaaaattaaaaaaataaaaactgtacaaaaaaataataattattaaagaGTGGTACTAAGCCCACCCCATTGTCTTATCTTTTCACCCACGTTATATTCTCACCCACTATAAAAAGGTAAATAATAACATCACTTTTTTCCCACCCACCATAATTCCAATTACAACCTTTTAAATATCTTTAAgttctttacattttattttctgtAATATGTATacataaatatgtaaatatttatctcaaaaaaaaaaaaaccaaccatGGGATGAGATGGCAAGCTCCTTGGCTTGGGGCAACAATGATTGAAGAATGAATACATTAATGCTGTTTCCCTTGTTTGTCTTGGATAGAAAAAGCCCATCTTACTCATAGGAAGAGGCTCGTGCTACTAATATGATATGAAACCAATTTTTAGAGAAGACGAAAGGGCAAGTTCCGTAGAAACCAAACCCGATTCTCTAGGAAGCATGACTAATCTCCGTTGTCATTGACACATTTAGTTTGGCTACTATACAAGAGATCAGGCAGGAAAAGGGTTTAGCAGGTACGGGTGCAAAACGATTAGAATGGTCTTTTTCTTACCCATGGTCGCTGTCAATGGCTTCAACCGAATAGACTCAGATAGTAACACATTGAGTTTTACATACACAATAGATGGAATTTGAAGAGGGAGGAGCTGTCATCGACATGGCCGTGTGGGTGTGGACTGGTTGGGTTTGTATAGggtggatttttaaattttttttattttttattttttttgctattTCAACTAACCCTGGTGTGGCAAAATGTTAGTGGTTATTGTTTAAGTCCTTAAATGTCATTTTATAAGAGGATATATTTGTCACTGGAATTTACATTTTAAAGTGGGTGGAGTGATAAAACAATGGGGTGGGTTTAACACCACTCTTATTAAAAAGTAcggttaaaatgatgaaaatacctCTATATTATTTgtgcattattttgggttgcttttgaaattttttgttttggggcaTTTTTGTTCAAAATTTATTGGTAAAACTTGTGACCCCAAAAAAAGTTGTtgtctttatatataaaaatttggacacccacaattaaatttatatatttttctggaCATCCAtgtatatttataatattcctaAATTATCTCTacttaaaatagaaaaaaaaattggcacaACCATCTCAACTGTGAATCCAACTCAACCCCCCTCCCAAATccttttattcttcttcttccgcaTCTCCTCATTCTTCTCAAAAACAATAAATCGCAGTCCCCACCCACTCAGAGTCTGTTAGAGcagttatgttttttttttaatatttatatatattgttttattACAAACATTGAATATAAAACGTAAATTGTTATTAACCTTATAAATTGTCATTAACTTTATTATTTGATCAGGATCATTAATTCACTATAAATGTGAGAAAGTTTCTCACCTTAAAGATGGGATTCTTTCTCTGAATAGAAAAAAAGATCAAATCTatgtttacataattttttattccgTTGTGATTTGGACGTTTTGATTTAGTccgttttgttttcttctgcaTTGATTACTTGCAGCTTTCTTTCCCTTAAATCATTTATATCTCCCAACGTCTCTTTTattatagatatatatatatatatatatctaaaaagtataagaagaaaaaaaagacaagttttacatatattgagTTAATAGCAACATATCGAAAGGGTGTGAGTTCGAAGGTTTTTCCATTGTGCAAAGAAGAACCTTATCAGAAGAAGGTTATGGGCTGTTTTATCCTGGGGACGACATGGTGTTTGTGAACTACTTACACACTTTGGGCAGAGCCGCCAAACGTCTTAAAGAAAGCGACTTAGTCCGCGACTTAGTCCGCGACTCATCCCAAGAATCATTCACCACTAAAGGCTTCTACATTTTTCAGGTAACTTCGTTCCTTTCTATTTCAGTTTACAACAATTTTAAGACGTATTCAATCTGCCATGCATTATAAGGCAAACTTTGCTTCTCGGGCAAATCTTGTTAAAGAGCAACTGATTGCAATGATATCATAAATCAGCGTAGTTGATGGATCCGAGGGATGGTGGGTGGACACTGGCGCTTCTTGCCATGTTTGCTATGATCGTTCCCTTTTCAAGACCTCTTCTATGGTTGAGGGAAGGAAGGTGTTGTTGGGTGATTTGCACTCAACTGATGTTGTTGGTACTGGAGAAGTGGAGTTGAGGTTCACCTCTGGAAAAACCATGATACTGAAAGATGTGATGCACACTCCAGTGATAAGGAAGAATTTGGCCTCAGGCTTTCTTCTCAACAAGGCTGGATTTACTCAAACCATTGGAGCAGATACGTATATTCTTACTAAAAATCGGGTTTTTGTGGGATATGCTATTGATGGAATGTTTAGATTGAATGTTGATAAAATGTCTACTTCCACTTACATGTTGTCTTCGTTTAATACTTGGCATGCTAGACTTTGTCATGTTAACAAACGCTTGGTTAAGAACATGAGTAACTTAAGTTTTTTACCCAACTTATCAttgaatgattttgaaaaatgtgaatattgTAGTCAAGCTAAAATCAATAGAACGTCACATAAATCTGTCAATAGAGAATCTAAACCACTTGATTTAATTCATTCCGATATATGCGAATTTGATAGAGTGTTAACTAGAAATggaaaatgttattttattacttttattgatgattgctcGAATTATTGTTTTGTCTatcttatgaaaaataaaagtgaagttATTGACTTGTTCAAAACTTTCTTGACTgaagttgaaaatcaatttaatcgTAAGATTAAAAGATTTCGTAGTGATAGAGGACAAGAATATGAATCTACTGAATTTGTTAATCTGTGTAAGTCTCATGGAATTATTCATGAAACTACTGCTCCGTATTCTCCTGAAATGAATGgtaaagcagaaagaaaaaatcgaactCTTTGTGAATTGACTGTTGCTACTTTGCTTAGTTCTGGAGCTGCTTCTTATTGGTGGGGTGAAATTGTGTTGACTGTTTGTTATGTGTTAAATAGAATccctaactcaaaaacaaatatttctctttacgaaatttggaaaaataagaaACCAAATGTGTTGTATTTTAGAACTTGGGGTTGTTTAGCTTATGTTCGTAAACCTGATCCAAAAAGATCGAAATTGGCTAGTAGAGCATATGAATGTGTTTTTATTGGTTATGTATGTAATAGCAAAGCATATAGATTTTATGATTTGAAAAACCATGTCATAATTGAGTCACTTGATGCTGATTTTTATGAGAATAAATTTCCTTTTAATCTTCGAAATAGTGGGGGTTCCAATTCTTCTAAAATTTATGAACCTACAGTTGTAGAACATAGTCAATCTACATTAGAACCTAAGAAAAGTAAAAGAGCTCAAATAGTTAAAGATTTTGAGCCTGATTTTCATGTATATAACTTACAAGAAGATCCTAATACATTTCAAGAAGCTTTAATTTCTTTAGATGCAGATTTGTGGCAAGAAACTATAAATGATAAAATGGACTCCCAGGAGTCAAATCAAACTTGGCACTTAATGGATCTTCCACCTGGTTGCAAAACAATAGGTTGCAAATGGattcttaaaagaaaattaaaacctgATGGTTTAGTTAAAAATTTTAAAGGCCAACTTGTTGCCAAAGGTTATAGATAAAGAGAAAATATAGATTTCTTTTATACTTATTCACCTGTGACTAGAATAACTTCTATTCGTGTATTGTTTGCTTTAGCTTCTATTCATGATCTTGTTGTGCaccaaatggatgttaaaacaGCTTTCTTAAATGGTGAATTAGAggaagaaatatatatggatcaaccagagggttttattattccatgaCAAGAAAATAAAGTTTGCAAATTAGATAAGTCACTTTATGGATTAAAACAGGCTCCTAAACAATAGCATGCGAAATTTGATAGTTTGGTTATTTTGAATGGTTTTAAAACAA is from Malus sylvestris chromosome 5, drMalSylv7.2, whole genome shotgun sequence and encodes:
- the LOC126622734 gene encoding probable mitochondrial import inner membrane translocase subunit TIM21, coding for MGSYKCAMDLWRKNQVDLIRVLPRMRLWGQRAFHTEEVKADQLLAVVRSGFASQSAAPGSHLSRGVAGANGIPVLYGRNPAKAFMHASWQQSQLTRNYGASTTIPLFSRSFSSKATRKRQQSSSENKKDVSTVEDPFDAPTYNIPEKPVTFVEGASYSLVILAGLGVAVAAGYAVFKELIFEPKEYKIFNKALKRIQDDAQVRMRVGYPITGYGQESRNRAARQRIPNRIWHDEEGVEHVEVNFHVRGPHGAGKVFAEMFKDGTDKQWKFTYLIVQIQSPSPAQLILESYLPAYNAAN